GTCCTTCGCTGTCATATTCCGTACGCACCTCCGCCAGGGTCGAAAGATTGACGTCCCCCTGCGGCAGATGTTCCGCCGGGAGCCCGGCGTGCAGCAAGTCGGCGCTGGAGACGTAAAAGTCATTCTGCCGCCGGGTGACCGGCACCACCTGTTGGGTGTCGTAATGGTTGATAACCAGCGACAGGTGAAATACCGCCTGTTGGTTAATGGCTCGCGCATCCGGCGGCGGCGGTAGCCCATCATCGCCTTGCTGACCCCACGCCGAACTGCCCAACAGCATCATGGTGACCGGTACAATCAGTTGCCCGCGGACGACTGCCATTGGCCTTCCCGCGCATTAATCGTCGCGTTCAGCGCCGATGGATTGTTCACCCCGGCCGGTAACGGCCAGCGTCGTGCGCTGTGGGGCAGAACATAGCCTAATAACCCCTCGGCAACCTGGCGCCTCTGGCCGCCCTGTCGCACGCTGACTTTACTCAACCGAACATGAACATTACCGTCGTTGCGCACTTCCAGCGCCGGTTGGCCGCCGTCACGCACTACGCGCCAGCTCAGCTTTGACGTATCAGCAAAAACATGATGCGCGCCGTTGGCCGAGGTTTTGATCCCCTGACCGTAAGCGAATAACGGGATCGAGTAGCGCATTTGCAGCTTCAGGCCAATTTGTGGTTTGTCGGGGTTATCGGGCTGGGGGATCTCATCGACAATAATGCGGTAAGCCTGCTCTTTGCTGGGTGGAATTTGCGCCTGCTTAATCAGCCGAATCAGTTGTTTACTCTCTTTGGCGATTTGCACGATAGGCGGGCTTGCCACCACATCGCTCTGTTGCTCGTAGCGATCCAGGCCGCCTTCCTGAGACCAGCGCACAATGCGCACCTGCATGGTGGTGG
The nucleotide sequence above comes from Kosakonia sp. H02. Encoded proteins:
- a CDS encoding molecular chaperone, translated to MKVTSCARAAGFWLAGALILTAGNAQAAATILLWPIDPWLGADTNATELWIQNQGETPTTMQVRIVRWSQEGGLDRYEQQSDVVASPPIVQIAKESKQLIRLIKQAQIPPSKEQAYRIIVDEIPQPDNPDKPQIGLKLQMRYSIPLFAYGQGIKTSANGAHHVFADTSKLSWRVVRDGGQPALEVRNDGNVHVRLSKVSVRQGGQRRQVAEGLLGYVLPHSARRWPLPAGVNNPSALNATINAREGQWQSSAGN